From Kitasatospora sp. MAP12-44:
GGTGGACCCGGTGGCCCGTACCCGGGTGCTGGAGGGGATGACCGTCGAGGAGCGCGCCGCCCTGCACGCCCGCGCCGCCGAACTCGCCCACCGCGCGGCCATGGACGACCGGGCGGTGGCCGACCTGCTGCTCTGCACCCGGCCGTTCGGCGCGCCCTGGGCCGTGCTCGCGCTGCACCGCAGCGCGGCGGCCGCCATCCGGCGCGGGGACCACCGGCGCGCGGCCGGCTACCTGTCGCGCACCCTGAAGGAGCCACTGGACCCTGCCCAACACGCCCGGATGACCTTCGAGTTGGCCGCTGTCCAGCTGGTCACCGCGCCCGAGGCGGGCCACCGCCTGCTCGACGAACTGGTCCGCAGCACCGGCGCCCACCCCGAACTGCGGCTGCGCGCCGTCGACCTCGGGCTCACCCTGGGCGATCCGCAGTGCATCCGCCGCGCGGTGGCCGACATCCTGCCCACCGCGCGCGGCAGCGAACGGGACGACCTGGTCGCCCTGTTCTGGTCGGCCGAGCCCACCGCGGCGGACGACACCGAGCTGCTCTCGCCCGAGGTGCCGCCGCTGTCCGACAGCCCGGCCTCCCCTGCTCAGGCCGGGGTGCGCGCCTGGCAGCTCGCCGTGCGCGGCACCGCGTCGGCCACCGCCCGGGAGCTGGCTCGCCGTGCACTGGCCCGGCGCGCGGCCCGCAGCACCCCGGTGCGGGCCCGACTGGCCGCCTGCCGCGCGCTCTGTCTCACCGACGACTACGAAGAGGCCGAGGCGGGCCTGAGCGCGCTGCTGACCGAACTGCGCGGCGATCCGCTGAGCGTCGGCGCCGCGCAGGTGCTCGCCGTGCGCGCCGAACTGTACCTGCGCAGCGGCCGGTTGGGCGCCGCCGAGCAGGACCTCGGCGCCGCCGAGCAGGCCCCGGGCCGCAGCGACCCGACGGCGCTGCACCTGCGGGCGGTGCGCATCATGCTGGCGCTGGAGAGCGGCCGCCTGGACGTCGCGCGGGCGCTGGCCGCGACGCCGACACCGCGCGGCATCGACGACAGCACGTCCGGGGCCTACCTGCTTTTCGCCCGGGGGCTGCTGGCCTCCAGCGAGGGCGACCCGGTCGGGGCCGGGGAGCTGCTGCGCGAGTGCGGACGGCGGCTGCTGAGCCGCCAGCACGTCAACCCGGCCGTGCTGCCCTGGCGTTCGATGGCCGCGCTGGCCTGCCAGGCAGCCGGCGAGCACGCGGAGGCGGTGCGGCTCAGTCACGAGGAACTCCAGTGCGCCCGGCACTGGGGGGCGGCCAGCACGGTGGGCTGGGCCGAGCTGACGGTCGGCCGGATGGCCGGCGAACGGCTGGAGGGGGCCCGCCGGGCCGTCCGTACGCTGCGGGACGGACCCGTCGGTCTGGTCTACGCGCGTGCACTGGCCGAGCTGGCCTCCGCCGAGCTGGCCGGCCGCGAGGGCGACCGGCACGCCGCCCAGGCGTCGCTGGCCCGCCTCTCCACCCTCACCAGCACCCACCCCGGCGGCCCGATGCCCGAACGGGCGCGGCTGCTGGCCGAGGAGTTGGGGCAGGCCCACGCCGAGGAGGCACCCGCGCCCGGCGCCTCGGCCTGGGCCGCCCTGCCGCAGACCGAGCGGCACACCGCCGCACTGGCCGGCAACGGGCACAGCAACCAGCACATCGCCGACATGCTGTCGGTCTCGCGGCGCACGGTCGAACTCCGCCTCAGCCGCACGTACAAGAAGCTTCGCATCGGTGGCCGGCAGGAACTGTCGGCACTGGTGCGCGCGATGGAAGGACACTGACGGATGCTGCTTGAACGCGTTTCGGAGACGGCGCTGGTCACAGAGGCGCTGCGCGACGCCGCGGCGGGCAGGTCCGCGCAGATCCTGCTGACCGGCCCGCTGGGCATCGGCCGCTCGGCCCTGCTCCAGGAGCTGCCGGCCTGCGCCGGCGACGACGTCTACGTGCTGCGGGCCAACGCGGCGCCGATGGAGCAGGACTTCGCCTTCGGCGTCGTGCGCCAACTCTTCGACAGCCTGCTGGCGGTGGCCCCGGAGGCGGACCGCGAACGCTGGTTGCGCGACTGCGGCTCCGCCCGGCTGGTCTTCGCCGACGACACCCTGACCGTCGAGGAGAGCCCCGACTGCGCCTGCGAGGCGGTCCTGCACGACCTGCGCTCGCTGCTGGTGCGGGTGAGCGCGGACGTGCCGCTGCTGATCCTGGTCGACGACCTGCAGTGGGCGGACAGCTCCTCGCTGCGCTGGCTCGCCTACCTGGGCAAGCGCCTGCACGGCCTGCGGGCGGTGCTGGTCTGCACCCTGCGCGACGGAGACCCGCGCGCCCAGGACCCGCTGGTGCGCGAGGTGGCGGACGGCTCCGGCCGGGTGCTGCGCCCAAGGCCGCTGTCGCTGGAGGCGGCCCGCACGATGGTGCGCCAGAAGTTCGGCGAGGCGGGGGACGAGGAGTTCGTCCAGGCCTGCCACGAGGTCTCGGCGGGCAACCCGGTCTTCCTGCTGGCGGTGCTGGTGGACCTGGTGGTCACCGGCCACCGGCCCAGGGTCGACCAGGTGGACGCGGCCCGCTTGCTGCGCCCCCGTCAGCTGAGGGAGCGTCTGGCGGGCTGCCTGCGCACCCAGTCGCAATCGGTGCGCGACCTCGCGGTGGCGATCGCCACCCTCGGCGAGCACGGCGATCCAGCCCTGATCGCCAAGCTGGCCGGGCTCGACTCGATCGGCACCGGCGGAGCGCTGCGCGGCCTGTACCAGCTGGGGCTGCTGGCCGGCCAGGGCGAGCCGCGCTTCGTCCACCGCGTCGTGCAGGACGCGGTGGAGTCCTCGCTGACCGTGGCGGAGCGTCAGCACTGGCACGAGTCGGCGGCCGCCCAGCTCTACCACGCCGGACGCCCCACCGAGCAGGTCGCCGCCCAGCTGATGGCCATCGCCACCTCCAGCATGCCGTGGTCGGCGGCCGTCCTGCGCACCGCCGCCGACACGGCTGTCCGTCGCGGCGCCCCCGACGTGGCCGCCCGCTACCTGCGGCGCGCGCTGCTGGACAGTTCGGAGCAGGGCGAGGACCGGGCCCGGCTGCTGATCGACCTGGCCACCGCCGAGCGCTCCTTCGACACCTCCGCCTGCGAGCGGCACATCTCCCAGGCGATACCGCTGCTGAGCACCCCCAGGGACCGGGCCGCCGCCGCCCTGCGGATCTTCCCGGGCTTCCTGGGCACGCTGCCGCCCTCGGCCGTCGACCTGCTGCGCCAGGCCGCCGAGGACCTCGGCTCCCCGGACCTGCTCACGGGCTCGGCACGAGATCCGGGCCTGCGCCTGGAGGCACGACTGCGGCACGCCGCCCGCGAGGACTCGGCCGAACTGGCCGACGCGGTCGAGCGCCTGCACCGGATGGGGGAGCAGCCGTCGGTCGGCTCCGGGGCGGAGCGCGAGTTGCTGGCCGTGCTGCTCAACGCGGCGACGCTGACCGCCGCGCTGCCGGCCGCCGAGGTCGCCCGGCACGCCGACCGGATCCTGGAGCGCGAACCGGCCACCTCCGCCCGGGCCCGGTCCGTGCTGCCGCTGCTGGCGCTCTGCTTCCTCGGCGCCGACTCGCTGCGCACACTGCGCTCCTGGCACGCGACCGAGGAGCAGACCCGTCGTCAGCGCGGCGCCGCGGTGGACGCGCTGGTGCACGCCGAGCGCGCCCTGGTCTTCGTCGGCCTCGGACGGCTGACGCCCGCGCGCGAGCACGTCGAGTCCGCCTTCGAGCTGGGCCCGGCCGACTGGCAGGAGGCCGGGGACATCGCCACCGCCGCGCTCTGCGCGGTGGCCCTGGAGGTGCGCGACCCGGCGTTCGGCGAGCGGGTGCTGACCCATCTGGGTCGCCACCGGCCCACCGGGCTGATCTCCACCGGCCTGCTGCGGCTGCTGGAGGGCGCGGCGCAGGCGCAGCGCGGCCGCTGGAGCGATGCGCTGGACAGCGTGCTGAGCAGCGGGCGGCAGTTCGGTGCGGCCGGCTGGCACAACCCCGTGCTGTTCCCGTGGCGCCCCTGGGCGGTCGGCCTGCACCGCCGGCTCGGCGACACCCGCTCGGCGCTGGTGCTGGCCGAGGAGGAGTACGCGTATGCCACCGCCTGGGGCGCGCCCGTCGGCCTGGGCCGGGCCCTGCGGCTGCGCGGCGCGCTGCTGGGCGGCGAGGTGGGCAGCGACCTGTTGCGGGAGGCGGTCGGCGTCCTGCGCGGGTCCGCCAACGAGCTGGAACTCGCGCGCGCCCTGCGGGCGTTGGGCCGGCGCCTGGGCGAGGGCGCGGAGGCGGAGGCGGCCCTGCGGGAGGCCGCCGTGCTGGCCCGCGGCTGCGC
This genomic window contains:
- a CDS encoding AAA family ATPase — encoded protein: MLLERVSETALVTEALRDAAAGRSAQILLTGPLGIGRSALLQELPACAGDDVYVLRANAAPMEQDFAFGVVRQLFDSLLAVAPEADRERWLRDCGSARLVFADDTLTVEESPDCACEAVLHDLRSLLVRVSADVPLLILVDDLQWADSSSLRWLAYLGKRLHGLRAVLVCTLRDGDPRAQDPLVREVADGSGRVLRPRPLSLEAARTMVRQKFGEAGDEEFVQACHEVSAGNPVFLLAVLVDLVVTGHRPRVDQVDAARLLRPRQLRERLAGCLRTQSQSVRDLAVAIATLGEHGDPALIAKLAGLDSIGTGGALRGLYQLGLLAGQGEPRFVHRVVQDAVESSLTVAERQHWHESAAAQLYHAGRPTEQVAAQLMAIATSSMPWSAAVLRTAADTAVRRGAPDVAARYLRRALLDSSEQGEDRARLLIDLATAERSFDTSACERHISQAIPLLSTPRDRAAAALRIFPGFLGTLPPSAVDLLRQAAEDLGSPDLLTGSARDPGLRLEARLRHAAREDSAELADAVERLHRMGEQPSVGSGAERELLAVLLNAATLTAALPAAEVARHADRILEREPATSARARSVLPLLALCFLGADSLRTLRSWHATEEQTRRQRGAAVDALVHAERALVFVGLGRLTPAREHVESAFELGPADWQEAGDIATAALCAVALEVRDPAFGERVLTHLGRHRPTGLISTGLLRLLEGAAQAQRGRWSDALDSVLSSGRQFGAAGWHNPVLFPWRPWAVGLHRRLGDTRSALVLAEEEYAYATAWGAPVGLGRALRLRGALLGGEVGSDLLREAVGVLRGSANELELARALRALGRRLGEGAEAEAALREAAVLARGCAAPWRAERAVLGGDEAPGAAPEALLTPTESRVAALVTRGLTNQEIAGELGVSSRAVEKHLTNSYRKLGTSGRREFVALWKGSDPAVA
- a CDS encoding LuxR family transcriptional regulator codes for the protein MTMHLHLHLPLAFNSPVRGGPHARPALPAPLHREPEQAVLASVLAALSAGRPAVVTVRGRPGFGQNALARWAAARAEALGLRVLHARASSAEGALRHGVAAQLLAPLDGLADESLRALAAPERGGRHPGLADLLGAARERATLLVVEDAQWLDQESLSWLQALVRRSRGVPLALVAAGSGLSAGGPDWLSLASATCATSHELVLAPLSRCEVARTVELACGEPGEAAFSAAAWRITAGNPALLRDALRGFVDEGCRPVAERVERLRATAAQVSAERVLWALRALCPRTLATVRALAVCGHLLDLPMACALADSTSLGESRLRAELKATGIAVPTESGLRVDPVARTRVLEGMTVEERAALHARAAELAHRAAMDDRAVADLLLCTRPFGAPWAVLALHRSAAAAIRRGDHRRAAGYLSRTLKEPLDPAQHARMTFELAAVQLVTAPEAGHRLLDELVRSTGAHPELRLRAVDLGLTLGDPQCIRRAVADILPTARGSERDDLVALFWSAEPTAADDTELLSPEVPPLSDSPASPAQAGVRAWQLAVRGTASATARELARRALARRAARSTPVRARLAACRALCLTDDYEEAEAGLSALLTELRGDPLSVGAAQVLAVRAELYLRSGRLGAAEQDLGAAEQAPGRSDPTALHLRAVRIMLALESGRLDVARALAATPTPRGIDDSTSGAYLLFARGLLASSEGDPVGAGELLRECGRRLLSRQHVNPAVLPWRSMAALACQAAGEHAEAVRLSHEELQCARHWGAASTVGWAELTVGRMAGERLEGARRAVRTLRDGPVGLVYARALAELASAELAGREGDRHAAQASLARLSTLTSTHPGGPMPERARLLAEELGQAHAEEAPAPGASAWAALPQTERHTAALAGNGHSNQHIADMLSVSRRTVELRLSRTYKKLRIGGRQELSALVRAMEGH